A single region of the Ciconia boyciana chromosome 13, ASM3463844v1, whole genome shotgun sequence genome encodes:
- the LLGL1 gene encoding lethal(2) giant larvae protein homolog 1 isoform X2 — protein MMKFRFRRQGADPHRDRLRHDLFAFSKTVEHGFPSQPSALAYDPTLRVMAIGTKAGAVKLYGAPGVELTGLHKETATVTQLHFLPGQGWLLSLLDDNTLHLWEVCQKEGCSHLEETRSFGLPGRPGCSPGITRVTVVLPTSTCAVACLGTEGGAVYFLALPALALLEDKTLFPDEILQSVPDDYRCGKALGPVESIQEHPRNSSQLLIGYSRGLVVLWEQSTRTVQHLFLGNQQLESLAWEQSGKSIISSHSDGGYMVWAVSGASQRSQQPVMSTIPYGPFPCKAISKILWRTCESGNPFIIFNGGMPRASYGDRHCVSVLQGQTLATLDFTSRVIDFFTVHSTEAAEGGFENPRALVVLVEEELVAIDLQTPGWPTIPAPYLAPLHSSAITCSCHVSNVPLKLWERIISAGEQQSPRLSSAAWPIDGGKNLAQEPTQRGLLLTGHEDGTVRFWDASGVSLKPLYKLGTASIFQTDCEHNDSLNQAGEEEWPPFRKVGCFDPYSDDPRLGVQKIALCKYTAKMVVAGTAGQVLVMELSDEKSEHVVSVATVDLLQDREGFTWKGHDRLAPRNGPLPFAPGFQPSVLVQCVPPAAVTAVTLHSEWNLVAFGTSHGFGLFDYYRRNPVLARCTLHPNDSLAMEGPLSRVKSLKKSLRQSFRRIRKSRVSGKKRLNASSPSSKVQEANAQLAEQAGPPEVEMTPVQRRIEPRSADDSLSGVVRCLYFADTFLRDAAHHGPTMWAGTNSGSVFAYALEVPSQEKFSERAVEAVLGKEIQLMHRAPVVAIAVLDGRGNPLPEPYEVSRDLAKAPDMQGSHSMLISSEEQFKVFTLPKVSAKTKFKLTAHEGCRVRKVALVSLASASSEERLENCLACLTNLGDIHIFTVPGLRPQVHYSCIRKEDISGIASCVFTKHGQGFYLISPSEFERFSLSARNVTEPLCRLEVARLQDTSCLSNSSMATPKLPQANGTHVPCSPEGQHSPTDSDRSPEEHPAAFSPGPIDSPNSSMENPLDTTGDITVEEVKDFLASSEEAERNLRNTSEDEARPAGILIK, from the exons ATACGGCGCGCCGGGCGTGGAACTGACGGGCTTGCACAAGGAGACGGCCACCGTCACCCAGCTGCACTTTCTCCCTGGCCAG GGctggctcctctccctgctggaTGACAACACGCTGCACCTCTGGGAGGTCTGCCAGAAGGAGGGCTGCTCCCACCTGGAGGAGACCCGCAGCTTTGGCCTCCCGGGACGCCCAGG ctgctcccccGGCATCACGCGGGTGACGGTGGTCCTGCCGACATCCACCTGCGCGGTGGCCTGCCTGGGCACCGAGGGCGGTGCGGTGTACTTCCtcgccctgcccgccctggcACTGCTGGAGGACAAAACCCTCTTCCCGGATGAGATCCTGCAGAG CGTCCCCGATGACTACCGCTGCGGGAAGGCGCTGGGGCCGGTGGAATCCATCCAGGAGCACCCGCGCAACAGCAGCCAGCTCCTCATCGGGTACAGCCGGGGGCTGGTGGTCCTCTGGGAGCAGAGCACGCGCACCGTCCAGCACCTCTTCCTGGGGAACCAG cagctggagagcctGGCGTGGGAGCAGAGCGGGAAGAGCATCATCAGCTCCCACAGCGACGGCGGGTACATGGTGTGGGCGGTGAGCGGTGCCAGCCAGAGGAGCCAGCAACCCGTCATGTCCACCATCCCCTACG gtcCGTTCCCTTGCAAAGCCATCAGCAAAATCCTCTGGCGGACCTGTGAGTCGGG GAAccccttcatcatcttcaacGGGGGAATGCCACGGGCCAGCTACGGCGACCGGCACTGTGTCAGCGTGCTGCAGGGCCAGACCCTGGCCACGCTCGACTTTACATCCCGCGTCATCGACTTCTTCACCGTGCACAGCACCGAGGCAGCCGAGGGAG gcTTTGAGAACCCCCGTGCCCTCGTGGTGCTGGtggaggaagagctggtggCCATCGACCTCCAGACGCCGGGCTGGCCCACCATCCCTGCCCCCTACCTGGCACCGCTCCACTCCTCCGCCATCACTTGCTCCTGCCACGTCTCCAACGTGCCCCTCAAGCTCTGGGAGAGGATCATCAGTGCCGGCGAGCAGCAGAGCCCCCGGCTCTCCTCCGCG GCTTGGCCCATCGACGGGGGGAAGAACCTGGCCCAGGAGCCCACGCAGAGGGGGCTTCTCCTCACCGG gcACGAGGATGGCACGGTGCGGTTCTGGGATGCCTCGGGGGTCTCCCTGAAGCCCCTCTACAAGCTGGGCACCGCCAGCATCTTCCAGACAGACTGCGAGCACAACGACAGCCTCAACCAGGCGGGCGAGGAGGAGTGGCCGCCTTTCCGCAAG gtGGGCTGCTTTGATCCCTACAGTGACGACCCGCGCCTGGGCGTGCAGAAGATCGCTCTCTGCAAGTACACGGCCAAGATGGTGGTGGCCGGCACGGCGGGGCAG GTGCTGGTGATGGAGCTGAGTGACGAGAAGTCGGAGCACGTGGTCAGCGTGGCCACCGTGGACCTGCTGCAGGACCGTGAGGGCTTCACCTGGAAGGGCCACGACCGGCTGGCCCCCAGGAACGGGCCCCTGCCCTTCGCCCCCGGCTTCCAGCCCAGCGTGCTGGTGCAATGCGTGCCCCCCGCTGCCGTCACCGCCGTCACCCTCCACTCCGAGTGGAACCTCGTGGCCTTCGGCACCAGCCACGGCTTCGGACTCTTCGACTATTACCGGCGCAACCCCGTGCTGGCCAG GTGTACGCTGCACCCCAACGACTCGCTGGCCATGGAGGGGCCCCTGTCCCGTGTGAAGTCCCTCAAGAAGTCCCTGCGGCAGTCCTTCCGCCGCATCCGCAAGAGCCGGGTGTCCGGCAAGAAGAGGCTCAATGCCAGCAGCCCCTCCAGCAAG gtgcaggaggCCAACGCGCAGCTGGCCGAGCAGGCGGGACCCCCCGAGGTGGAGATGACGCCCGTGCAGCGGCGGATCGAGCCCCGCTCGGCCGACGACTCGCTCTCAGGGGTGGTGCGGTGCCTCTACTTCGCTGACACCTTCCTCCGAGACG CCGCCCACCACGGCCCCACGATGTGGGCAGGGACCAACTCTGGCTCGGTGTTCGCCTACGCTCTGGAGGTGCCGTCACAGGAGAAGTTTTCGGAGCGGGCAGTGGAGGCGGTGCTGGGCAAGGAGATCCAGCTGATGCACCGGGCGCCGGTGGTGGCCATCGCGGTGCTGGACGGGCGGGGGAACCCCCTGCCCGAGCCCTACGAGGTCTCGCGGGACCTGGCCAAGGCCCCCGACATGCAGGGCAGCCACTCCATGCTCATCTCCTCCGAGGAGCAGTTCAAG gtcTTCACGCTGCCCAAAGTGAGTGCCAAGACCAAGTTCAAGCTGACGGCGCATGAGGGCTGCCGGGTGCGGAAGGTGGCCTTGGTGAGCCTGGCCAGCGCCAGCTCCGAGGAGCGGCTGGAGAATTGCCTGGCCTGTCTCACCAACCTGGGCGACATCCACATCTTCACCGTGCCCGGCCTGCGGCCTCAGGTCCACTACAGCTGCATCCGCAAGGAGGACATCAGCGGCATCGCCTCCTGCGTCTTCACCAAGCACGGCCAGG GTTTCTACCTAATTTCACCGTCCGAATTCGAGCGCTTCTCGCTGAGCGCCAGGAACGTGACGGAGCCACTGTGCCGGCTGGAGGTCGCCCGGCTCCAGGACACCTCCTGCCTCAG CAACAGCTCGATGGCAACGCCGAAGCTGCCGCAGGCAAACGGCACCCACGTTCCGTGCAGCCCCGAGGGCCAACACTCCCCCACCGACAGTGACC GGTCCCCCGAGGAGCATCCGGCCGCCTTCTCGCCCGGCCCCATCGACTCCCCCAACAGCAGCATGGAGAACCCGCTGGACACCACCGGGGACATCACCGTGGAGGAAGTGAAGGATTTCCTGGC GTCCTCGGAGGAAGCGGAGAGGAACCTGAGGAACACCAGCGAGGACGAGGCCCGGCCCGCGGGGATCCTCATCAAGTGA
- the LLGL1 gene encoding lethal(2) giant larvae protein homolog 1 isoform X1 gives MMKFRFRRQGADPHRDRLRHDLFAFSKTVEHGFPSQPSALAYDPTLRVMAIGTKAGAVKLYGAPGVELTGLHKETATVTQLHFLPGQGWLLSLLDDNTLHLWEVCQKEGCSHLEETRSFGLPGRPGSDSTNCSPGITRVTVVLPTSTCAVACLGTEGGAVYFLALPALALLEDKTLFPDEILQSVPDDYRCGKALGPVESIQEHPRNSSQLLIGYSRGLVVLWEQSTRTVQHLFLGNQQLESLAWEQSGKSIISSHSDGGYMVWAVSGASQRSQQPVMSTIPYGPFPCKAISKILWRTCESGNPFIIFNGGMPRASYGDRHCVSVLQGQTLATLDFTSRVIDFFTVHSTEAAEGGFENPRALVVLVEEELVAIDLQTPGWPTIPAPYLAPLHSSAITCSCHVSNVPLKLWERIISAGEQQSPRLSSAAWPIDGGKNLAQEPTQRGLLLTGHEDGTVRFWDASGVSLKPLYKLGTASIFQTDCEHNDSLNQAGEEEWPPFRKVGCFDPYSDDPRLGVQKIALCKYTAKMVVAGTAGQVLVMELSDEKSEHVVSVATVDLLQDREGFTWKGHDRLAPRNGPLPFAPGFQPSVLVQCVPPAAVTAVTLHSEWNLVAFGTSHGFGLFDYYRRNPVLARCTLHPNDSLAMEGPLSRVKSLKKSLRQSFRRIRKSRVSGKKRLNASSPSSKVQEANAQLAEQAGPPEVEMTPVQRRIEPRSADDSLSGVVRCLYFADTFLRDAAHHGPTMWAGTNSGSVFAYALEVPSQEKFSERAVEAVLGKEIQLMHRAPVVAIAVLDGRGNPLPEPYEVSRDLAKAPDMQGSHSMLISSEEQFKVFTLPKVSAKTKFKLTAHEGCRVRKVALVSLASASSEERLENCLACLTNLGDIHIFTVPGLRPQVHYSCIRKEDISGIASCVFTKHGQGFYLISPSEFERFSLSARNVTEPLCRLEVARLQDTSCLSNSSMATPKLPQANGTHVPCSPEGQHSPTDSDRSPEEHPAAFSPGPIDSPNSSMENPLDTTGDITVEEVKDFLASSEEAERNLRNTSEDEARPAGILIK, from the exons ATACGGCGCGCCGGGCGTGGAACTGACGGGCTTGCACAAGGAGACGGCCACCGTCACCCAGCTGCACTTTCTCCCTGGCCAG GGctggctcctctccctgctggaTGACAACACGCTGCACCTCTGGGAGGTCTGCCAGAAGGAGGGCTGCTCCCACCTGGAGGAGACCCGCAGCTTTGGCCTCCCGGGACGCCCAGGGTCCGACAGCACTAA ctgctcccccGGCATCACGCGGGTGACGGTGGTCCTGCCGACATCCACCTGCGCGGTGGCCTGCCTGGGCACCGAGGGCGGTGCGGTGTACTTCCtcgccctgcccgccctggcACTGCTGGAGGACAAAACCCTCTTCCCGGATGAGATCCTGCAGAG CGTCCCCGATGACTACCGCTGCGGGAAGGCGCTGGGGCCGGTGGAATCCATCCAGGAGCACCCGCGCAACAGCAGCCAGCTCCTCATCGGGTACAGCCGGGGGCTGGTGGTCCTCTGGGAGCAGAGCACGCGCACCGTCCAGCACCTCTTCCTGGGGAACCAG cagctggagagcctGGCGTGGGAGCAGAGCGGGAAGAGCATCATCAGCTCCCACAGCGACGGCGGGTACATGGTGTGGGCGGTGAGCGGTGCCAGCCAGAGGAGCCAGCAACCCGTCATGTCCACCATCCCCTACG gtcCGTTCCCTTGCAAAGCCATCAGCAAAATCCTCTGGCGGACCTGTGAGTCGGG GAAccccttcatcatcttcaacGGGGGAATGCCACGGGCCAGCTACGGCGACCGGCACTGTGTCAGCGTGCTGCAGGGCCAGACCCTGGCCACGCTCGACTTTACATCCCGCGTCATCGACTTCTTCACCGTGCACAGCACCGAGGCAGCCGAGGGAG gcTTTGAGAACCCCCGTGCCCTCGTGGTGCTGGtggaggaagagctggtggCCATCGACCTCCAGACGCCGGGCTGGCCCACCATCCCTGCCCCCTACCTGGCACCGCTCCACTCCTCCGCCATCACTTGCTCCTGCCACGTCTCCAACGTGCCCCTCAAGCTCTGGGAGAGGATCATCAGTGCCGGCGAGCAGCAGAGCCCCCGGCTCTCCTCCGCG GCTTGGCCCATCGACGGGGGGAAGAACCTGGCCCAGGAGCCCACGCAGAGGGGGCTTCTCCTCACCGG gcACGAGGATGGCACGGTGCGGTTCTGGGATGCCTCGGGGGTCTCCCTGAAGCCCCTCTACAAGCTGGGCACCGCCAGCATCTTCCAGACAGACTGCGAGCACAACGACAGCCTCAACCAGGCGGGCGAGGAGGAGTGGCCGCCTTTCCGCAAG gtGGGCTGCTTTGATCCCTACAGTGACGACCCGCGCCTGGGCGTGCAGAAGATCGCTCTCTGCAAGTACACGGCCAAGATGGTGGTGGCCGGCACGGCGGGGCAG GTGCTGGTGATGGAGCTGAGTGACGAGAAGTCGGAGCACGTGGTCAGCGTGGCCACCGTGGACCTGCTGCAGGACCGTGAGGGCTTCACCTGGAAGGGCCACGACCGGCTGGCCCCCAGGAACGGGCCCCTGCCCTTCGCCCCCGGCTTCCAGCCCAGCGTGCTGGTGCAATGCGTGCCCCCCGCTGCCGTCACCGCCGTCACCCTCCACTCCGAGTGGAACCTCGTGGCCTTCGGCACCAGCCACGGCTTCGGACTCTTCGACTATTACCGGCGCAACCCCGTGCTGGCCAG GTGTACGCTGCACCCCAACGACTCGCTGGCCATGGAGGGGCCCCTGTCCCGTGTGAAGTCCCTCAAGAAGTCCCTGCGGCAGTCCTTCCGCCGCATCCGCAAGAGCCGGGTGTCCGGCAAGAAGAGGCTCAATGCCAGCAGCCCCTCCAGCAAG gtgcaggaggCCAACGCGCAGCTGGCCGAGCAGGCGGGACCCCCCGAGGTGGAGATGACGCCCGTGCAGCGGCGGATCGAGCCCCGCTCGGCCGACGACTCGCTCTCAGGGGTGGTGCGGTGCCTCTACTTCGCTGACACCTTCCTCCGAGACG CCGCCCACCACGGCCCCACGATGTGGGCAGGGACCAACTCTGGCTCGGTGTTCGCCTACGCTCTGGAGGTGCCGTCACAGGAGAAGTTTTCGGAGCGGGCAGTGGAGGCGGTGCTGGGCAAGGAGATCCAGCTGATGCACCGGGCGCCGGTGGTGGCCATCGCGGTGCTGGACGGGCGGGGGAACCCCCTGCCCGAGCCCTACGAGGTCTCGCGGGACCTGGCCAAGGCCCCCGACATGCAGGGCAGCCACTCCATGCTCATCTCCTCCGAGGAGCAGTTCAAG gtcTTCACGCTGCCCAAAGTGAGTGCCAAGACCAAGTTCAAGCTGACGGCGCATGAGGGCTGCCGGGTGCGGAAGGTGGCCTTGGTGAGCCTGGCCAGCGCCAGCTCCGAGGAGCGGCTGGAGAATTGCCTGGCCTGTCTCACCAACCTGGGCGACATCCACATCTTCACCGTGCCCGGCCTGCGGCCTCAGGTCCACTACAGCTGCATCCGCAAGGAGGACATCAGCGGCATCGCCTCCTGCGTCTTCACCAAGCACGGCCAGG GTTTCTACCTAATTTCACCGTCCGAATTCGAGCGCTTCTCGCTGAGCGCCAGGAACGTGACGGAGCCACTGTGCCGGCTGGAGGTCGCCCGGCTCCAGGACACCTCCTGCCTCAG CAACAGCTCGATGGCAACGCCGAAGCTGCCGCAGGCAAACGGCACCCACGTTCCGTGCAGCCCCGAGGGCCAACACTCCCCCACCGACAGTGACC GGTCCCCCGAGGAGCATCCGGCCGCCTTCTCGCCCGGCCCCATCGACTCCCCCAACAGCAGCATGGAGAACCCGCTGGACACCACCGGGGACATCACCGTGGAGGAAGTGAAGGATTTCCTGGC GTCCTCGGAGGAAGCGGAGAGGAACCTGAGGAACACCAGCGAGGACGAGGCCCGGCCCGCGGGGATCCTCATCAAGTGA